In a genomic window of Gammaproteobacteria bacterium:
- a CDS encoding ParB/RepB/Spo0J family partition protein, whose translation MSGRRRGLGSLGVDVLLSAASKPSSDNDAASGELRHLPVDNIRRGKYQPRSHIKPETLQELADSIRVQGLVQPVVVRPVGNGYELIAGERRWRAAQMAGLDTIPALIKSIPDQAAAAMSLIENIQREDLNPLEEAQAFHRLIGEFDLTHQQVAIAVGRSRAAVSNYLRLLDLSEPVRRLLDEGSLEMGHARALLGLAEDRQIQAARRIVAEGLSVRETERLVSQRARVNSTAPRSAATSSPDVQHLENDLSERLGAPVRIQCNRAGKGRLVIHYNSLDELDGILAHLS comes from the coding sequence GTGAGCGGCAGGCGGCGCGGTCTGGGCAGCCTGGGCGTGGATGTGCTGTTGAGCGCGGCCTCGAAGCCATCGTCCGACAACGATGCTGCCAGTGGCGAGTTGCGGCATCTGCCCGTGGACAACATTCGCCGCGGCAAGTACCAGCCGCGCTCGCACATAAAGCCCGAAACCCTGCAGGAACTGGCGGACTCCATTCGCGTGCAGGGCCTGGTGCAACCCGTAGTGGTCCGGCCAGTAGGTAATGGCTACGAGCTGATCGCCGGCGAACGGCGCTGGCGCGCGGCGCAGATGGCGGGGCTGGATACGATCCCGGCGCTGATCAAGTCCATACCGGATCAGGCCGCCGCCGCGATGTCCTTAATCGAGAATATCCAGCGCGAAGACCTCAATCCGCTGGAAGAGGCGCAAGCGTTCCACCGGCTGATCGGGGAATTCGATCTGACTCATCAGCAGGTCGCCATTGCTGTCGGGCGTTCGCGCGCGGCGGTTTCAAATTATCTGCGGTTACTGGACCTGAGCGAGCCGGTGCGCCGTCTGCTCGATGAGGGCAGCCTGGAGATGGGACATGCGCGCGCGCTGTTGGGTCTTGCCGAGGACCGGCAGATCCAGGCCGCCCGCCGGATCGTCGCCGAGGGATTGTCGGTGCGTGAGACCGAGCGCCTCGTCAGTCAGCGCGCAAGAGTGAACAGCACAGCCCCCAGGTCGGCCGCGACGTCCAGCCCGGATGTGCAGCATCTGGAGAACGACTTATCCGAGCGCCTCGGCGCTCCTGTGCGGATTCAATGTAATCGTGCAGGCAAGGGCCGGCTGGTGATTCATTACAACAGTCTGGACGAATTGGACGGCATTCTCGCGCATTTGAGTTGA
- a CDS encoding ParA family protein → MANILALANQKGGVGKTTTAVNLAASLGAISRRVLIIDLDPQGNATMGCGVDKHALDVTSGDVLLRKAKITDAIVQVEGAAYAVLPSNSDQTVAEIELITATEREFRLKQALQSVISRFDYVLIDCPPALNTLTVNALVAADGVIIPMQCEYYALEGLSALVSTIERIKQTANPGLQIAGLLRTMFDPRNNLANDVSNQLISHFGERVFETVIPRNVRLAEAPSHGLPVLLYDKASRGALAYLSLAGELLRRERRGTDAQSSANSLRTPAL, encoded by the coding sequence ATGGCCAATATCCTTGCGCTGGCGAATCAGAAAGGCGGGGTCGGCAAAACCACCACGGCCGTCAATCTGGCCGCGTCGCTGGGCGCGATCAGCCGTCGCGTGCTCATTATCGATCTGGACCCGCAGGGCAACGCCACCATGGGTTGCGGTGTGGACAAGCATGCGCTCGACGTGACCAGCGGCGACGTGCTGCTGCGCAAGGCCAAAATCACTGATGCCATCGTGCAGGTCGAGGGCGCCGCCTACGCGGTTTTGCCATCCAACAGCGATCAGACTGTCGCCGAGATCGAGTTGATCACAGCCACCGAGCGCGAATTCAGACTGAAGCAGGCGCTGCAGTCGGTGATCAGCCGCTTCGACTACGTGCTCATCGATTGCCCGCCGGCGCTCAATACCTTAACCGTCAACGCGCTGGTGGCAGCAGACGGCGTGATCATTCCTATGCAATGCGAATACTACGCGTTGGAGGGACTGTCGGCGCTGGTCAGCACCATCGAGCGCATAAAACAAACGGCCAATCCCGGATTGCAGATCGCGGGGTTGCTGCGCACCATGTTCGACCCGCGCAATAACCTGGCAAACGATGTATCGAATCAGCTCATCTCGCATTTTGGTGAGCGCGTGTTCGAGACTGTAATCCCGCGCAACGTCCGCCTGGCCGAGGCGCCCAGTCACGGTCTGCCGGTGTTGCTGTATGACAAGGCTTCGCGCGGCGCACTCGCCTATCTTTCGCTGGCGGGCGAGCTGCTGCGCAGGGAACGGCGCGGTACCGATGCGCAGTCATCGGCCAATTCCTTACGCACGCCGGCGCTGTGA
- the rsmG gene encoding 16S rRNA (guanine(527)-N(7))-methyltransferase RsmG translates to MTSSAANAVVDTDDALRRAIKAGVAELGARLDNDQIERLTHYLRLLEKWNRVYNLSGVRNVHRMIAAHLLDSLSVRDFVEGPNVLDVGTGAGLPGIPLAIAQPGTWFVLLDANAKKMRFIRQAIIELGLRNVTVQCERIEAYRPVVGFDTVISRAFASVMEFVAVASPVCAPKGRMLAMKSSLTAEERQWLQAMPEESKIYTLHAFKLNVPHIDSERQLIEIREA, encoded by the coding sequence ATGACTTCATCCGCCGCGAACGCGGTAGTGGACACCGACGACGCGCTGCGCAGAGCGATCAAAGCCGGCGTCGCGGAGCTGGGTGCGCGGCTCGATAATGACCAGATCGAGCGGCTGACTCACTATCTGCGTCTGCTGGAGAAATGGAACCGGGTGTACAACTTAAGCGGCGTGCGCAACGTGCATCGCATGATAGCCGCCCATCTGCTGGACAGTTTGTCGGTACGGGATTTTGTCGAAGGCCCAAACGTGCTTGATGTCGGCACCGGCGCGGGGTTGCCCGGCATACCATTGGCGATCGCGCAACCCGGCACGTGGTTTGTTCTGCTGGACGCCAACGCGAAGAAGATGCGTTTTATCCGCCAGGCGATCATCGAACTGGGCTTGCGAAATGTTACCGTGCAGTGCGAGCGCATCGAAGCCTATCGGCCCGTGGTCGGCTTCGATACCGTCATCAGCCGGGCCTTCGCGAGTGTCATGGAGTTCGTCGCCGTCGCCTCTCCTGTTTGCGCGCCCAAGGGGCGCATGCTCGCCATGAAGTCCAGCCTGACCGCCGAGGAACGCCAGTGGCTTCAAGCGATGCCAGAAGAGTCAAAGATATATACACTCCACGCGTTCAAACTCAATGTGCCGCACATCGATAGTGAGCGTCAGCTGATCGAGATCCGCGAAGCCTGA